Below is a genomic region from Candidatus Margulisiibacteriota bacterium.
CAGGTACTCCCTTCGCGGCTTGAGGCCGCTGGCGGTCGTACCATAATTGTAAGATCCATTTCGCCGCCAATGCGACAGGTACTTCTCTATCGGCGAAATAAACCTTTAAAATGCATCGAATTTTGCCGTTTTGTCGTTTGATGTGCGGGTAGGAAAAAGGAGTTATTTAGAGAAAAGAACTGCTGTTTAGCCGCAAACCTTACCGTGCAGCTCAGCGTATTTATCCTTGCCGCCGAGGAAAGCGGCGGTCAGGGGAAAAACTTCGCGGGCGGCGGCGCTCATGAGCGCGGAAATTTCGCGGATATCCCACTGAGCATGAGCGTCCTCACGCAAACGGGAAATATGACACAGCTCACGCAGATTTACTTTGCAGACGACGCGGCGCTGATGCGCGTTAGTGAGCGCATAGTCCGCCGCCGCGGGATTTTCTTTTTTGAGGCGGGCGTAAAGAGCTTCCGCTTCCCGCGCGGCGCGGATAAAATCCCCGGCCAGACCGGCAGCCTCGAGCGCCGGCGGCAGACGCAGACCCAGAGCCGGCTCATAATCCGCGGCCAGCAAAGTAAGCAAACGATGTCTTTTGAGCTGGGCAAAACAGCTCGCCGAAACGATCAACTCAAAAGTAAGCTCCGCCAGTTCGTATTCGCGCGGCAGGACATCCCACATTTGCATGTTTTGCACGCAAATTTTAAAGATATTCCGTTTTTGCTTTGAGGACATTTTTTGAACAGCGGACAGAGCGTCTTTATGAGACAGGTTTGCCGACTTCGCGGTCAGCGCGGCCAGTATTTTGGCGTCACCATTCCTGGTATAGTCGATAAGCCGGCATGATTTAGTTTTTCGTGAAGTAAGACTTTTTTTATTAACCAATTTCTGTATATACACGCTCAAATCCGCGTAAGTGTCACGATCGTAAGCGTTGGCCTCCGGGTACTTGATAATAGACGGCGCGATATCCTTGACCAGCGCGTGTAAATTGGCGCCCAGATCACGTATTTCCGGCAAATGATGCGAGGCAAAACGCCGCAGCATCTTTTCCAGATTGCGCGCGTTGACGGTCAGACCGGCCTGCGCGCTGACGGCCAGACTGGTGATATAACGCGCGTCCTCTTTAGCCCAGCCTTCCAGCAAACTTTTATTTTGAGGATCGGCGGCCAGAGCGGCGTGTTTTTCCCGAACGTAAACTTTCAGTTTTTCGTAAAATTGGCTGTATTTTGTCAATAAATCCCGCTGCAATTTCTGAAAATCCGCGGCCAGACGCGCGCCGCCGATCTCCGGCGGAGTGATGTACGCGCTGTCCAGAGTGATGTAGCGCTGGGATTTTTCTGTGTAGGAGCAAAGGCGGAATTTTTCCAATTCCTCCATCGCGCGGCGGCTCACTCCGATAACATCGAAATTAAAGACCGCGTGCTCAGCCACCGAGCTATGGCCGAGACCAAAAATAATTTTCTGATTGGAGCAGCGGGATTTTTCCACCGCGCCGCGCGCGGCGCGGCGCAATTCATTGATCGGCCGCGGGTCACGGGAGATGCGCGCGTAAGCCGCGGAGAGAGTTTCCGGTGTAACATCCTGCCGGGGAGAATTGCCTTTCAGCTCCGCAATAACCTCGGCGTCGAGATTGTAACCGGCTAAAAAAACTTTCATGCCCGCAGTCTCGCTAACACCGCCGCCGCCGCGCCGGTTACGGGCAGCAGCTCATTGTCCGGGCTAGCGCGTAAACGAAATTCCACCTGACCTGCGCTCAAAGCTTTGCCGACCACCACGCGGCTGGTGACGCCGATCAACTCCATATCTTTTAATTTGACGCCGATGCGCTCAGCGCGGTCATCCAGCAAAACTTCCACGCCGGCGGCCAGCAATTCCTGATAAATTTTTTCCGCAGCCGCCGCCTGCGCCGGATCCTGCGCATTGGCCGGTATCACCATACAATGATACGGCGCGAGGGCCGGCGGCCAGACAATGCCGCTGGCGTCAAAATGCTGCTCCACCGCGGCGGCCGCGGTGCGCCCAACGCCGATGCCATAACAGCCCATAATAAAAGGCCGCGCCACGCCATTCTGGTCTAAATAAGTGGCCTGCAACGCTTCGGAATATTTAACGCCCAGCTTAAAAATATGCCCGACCTCGATACCGCGCACCGCTACCAGTGGCGCGCCACAATGCGGACATTTTTCACCGGCCTGCGCCTGACGCAGATCGGCTATTTCTTTTAACTCAAAATCACGTCCGGGCACGACATTGAGCAAATGGCTGTCTTTTTTATTCGCGCCGGTCACGCCGCTGGAGATAGTTTTGATCAGGGCATCGGCGATAACTCTGGCGTTTTTCAAGCCCACCGGCCCGCAAAAGCCCGGCTCCACACCGGTAATTTCACGCACCGCGCTGTCTTCCGCCGGCAGAACAAGATCGGCCCGCAAATAATTTTTGAGCTTCACTTCGTTGAGCTGATCGCAGCCGCGCAGCAAAACAACAACGTGCTCTTCCCTGTCGCTGCTCTTGTAATAATAAACCAATGTTTTGATCAGGTTTTCCGGCGGCGTTTTCAAGAACGCGGAAACTTCCTCGATAGTCCTCTTCTCCGGCGTGGAAATTTCGCGGACACTTCGACTTGCTTCGACTCCGCTCCCTATCGAGCTTTCAGTCAGCACAGGCCGCTCAGTGACCGGCACAATCGATCTTGCGGCCTCGACATTGGCGGAATAAGCGCATTTGGAGCAGGACAACAAAGCGTCCTCGCCATTCTCCGCCAGGACCATGAATTCCTGCGAGACCGAGCCGCCGATATTGCCGCTGTCTGCCTCTACTATTTTGTAGCGCAGACCGCAGGCTTCAAAGATCCGGCAGTAAGCGGCGCGCATGTTTTGATATTCCGCGTCGAGCGAATCCTCAGTGGCATGAAAAGAATAAGCGTCTTTCATAATAAACTCGCGGCCGCGCATCAAGCCGAAACGCGGGCGCAGCTCATCACGAAATTTAGTCTGGATCTGATACAGATTCAGCGGCAGCTGCTTGTACGAATGTACGAAAGCGCGCGCGATCGAAGTGACGACTTCCTCATGCGTCGGCCCCAGACAGTATTCCGCGTCTTTACGATCTTTGAAACGCAGCAATTCTTTACCGTATTTGTGCCAGCGGCCGGATTCGCGCCAGAGTTCGGCGGGCACCACTGCCGGCATTAGAATTTCCTGCGCGCCGGCACGGTTCATTTCCGCGCGGATAATATTTTCCACTTTGCGGATCACGCGGTAGCCCAGAGGCAAATAACTGAAAATACCTACCGCGGTTTTGTGGATCAGCCCCGCGCGCACGAGCAGCTTGTGGCTGATCACTTCAGCGTCAGCCGGATCCTCTCGCTGCGTCGGCATCAATAGTTTGGAAAGGCGCATGGCGGGAGTATATCATCTGCCGCCGATATAAAAAAGAAGCCCCGTCCGGAGACGGGGCTAATTTTCAAGACCAATTATCAATGGGGGGTATGAATAATTGGCCTCTTAATATTTAGATTATAAACAATCCGCAAAAAAAATGCAAGAGTTTTTTTCGATGGATTGCTAGAGCGCGGCAAATGTCAGTTTCCTTATGGTGAATATCTTTACCCACGCGCAATCTAACCTTGCTTTTCTCGTAAAACAGCCAGGCCGAAACGCAACAAATTGAGCTGCCGGAAAATCCGCCGCGGCTCTCTTAACAGGCGGTAAAACCATTCCAAACCGGCTTTGCGGAAAACTTTAGGCGCGCGCCGCTTGCACCCCGAGATAACGTCAATAGCCCCGCCTACGCCGATTAAAAGGCTTTTTAGGTCATTTTTATGGCGGGATAGCCATAATTCCTGTTTTCCGGCGCCCAGAGCCGCTAAAACGACCTGCGGCCGCAGCCTCTGTATCTCCGCCAATATTGATTTTTCCGTGCCAGTATCGAAAAAACCGTGATGCTTGCCGACTATATTGGGAAAATTTAAGCGGTCTAAAACCTCTTTTTTAGCGCCCAGCACATACACGCTGAAACCCTGCCGCAAAATCCATTCCGCCAATTCCACACCGGGGTAAAGCTCGGCCGCCAGCCCCTGCCGACGCAAAGCCCAGCGCACACCGATCGAGTCCGGCAGGCAAAGGTCAGCGGAATTGAGCGCGGTCTGCAGCTCCGCGTCCCGGGCGGCACGGCAGCAGAGCTCGGCATTAAGCGTAACTATAAAGTATGACTTTTCACTTTTAGCTTTTAGATAAGCCGCGATTTTTTGCTCGATTTCCCGCCGCGGCAAAACAGCCACGCGCGTGCCTAAAACTTCAGCCATTTAATTTCTCCAGCAGGATCTTCACGCCCTTTTGCGCCAAGCGGCGCTCCTGCCTCACTAAAACCGCCAGGCGTCTGCGCGCCGCGGCGGTTTGCCGCAGCTCACGGCGGACAAGGCCCGGCAGCCGCTCCAATTCATTCAGGGCTACGCACGGCAGTTTAAATTTGCGGCAGAAATTTTCCACTTTGGGATCATAAGCGAGGCCGACCGCCGGCGTCCCGTGTAAAACCGCCAGGATCAGAAAATGCAGGCGCCTGCCGACCGCCAGACGCGCGGCGGAAAAATCGGACGGCGCGCCAGGCCGGCCTTGATCGGCTGACGGCTGCATGGCCAGATAGACCGGCTGAAATTCCGTCAAAATCCGGGGCATATTTTTGGAGAGATTGACGATTATGCGTTCCCGCCGCGCGGCTTTTTTGAGCTTTAATTTTGCCGCAAACAAAAGATCGGCGGTCAAATAATATCGCGGCAGACGTAAAAACTCCGCGGACTCACGGTCGCGGAAAGAGACGAAGTCCGCGCGCCGGAAGACAGCGCGGGTCAGCCAGCGGTTGAGCGGCGCGCGGATCGGGCCAAGACCCTGCGCTACCAAAAAGAGTTTCTTGCGCAAAAGTTTGGCCGCTCCAGCCAACGCGGCATAATACAGTACGGATAAACCGCGGCCGGTAACGTCCTGAAACAATGAACCGCCGGCTAGCAGCAAACAGTCCGCGCGCAAAAGCAGCGGCAGGAAATTCCGGCGCGCGCGGCAGACAGTCACGCTGTGTTTAACCGACAGCAATTCGCGCGCGGTTTGCGCCAGCAGCTCATCGCCGAGATTGCCAAAACCATAATAGCCGGCCAGCAGGATCTTCACGTTTTAGAAAATATACCGCCAGACCTTTTCCGCGGTTTTATAACTCCAGTTCAGCAGATAGCCGATCAGCACGCCGAGCAGCAGGCCGTTGATCGAACGCAGCAGCGAGACCCACAACGGCGCGTGCAGATGGCAAAAAGTATTGAGCAGCGAGATCGGCGCGATCGTCGCCAGCGTAAAAAACAGCCATTTGTAACGGTAATCAATGGCCGCGCCTAAATTGTGAAAAATAAAAACCAGCAGCGGATAACCGATCAGAAATTCTTTGGTACGCGGACGCACCAGCATGGTATAGCTGAGAAAATTACGCATGGCCGCCTCGCCAGCGAACACCGGCAGCTGATAATTGCCGCTACGCAGGAAATAAAAAGCCAGAAAAACCAGAGCGCAGCCGCCAGCCAGCACATAGCCGATAGTAACCTTGCTCTGCAAAAAACGCTTAAAAATAAAACGCAGCGATTTAATCCGGTAAGGATACATAAAATAGTAAAACGCCACGATCAGCAGCGGCAGGCCAAAAGCTAATTTGACGCCGCGGAACTGGTAAATTTTCAGCATGTGGTAACTGTCGGAAAGCAGCGCGATGATCAGCAGCGCGCCGAGCATGGTGATGCCGACAATGCGCAAAATCCCGAACAATGTTTCACGCATAGTTATTTTATCGGCCGGCCAATCATCGGTTTTAGGCAATTGGGTCAGCATCGCTATGGTTGGAAAAACGATCGCCACGGCCAGCGCCAGCAAAGACCGCCACTGACTAAAATAATTGAGGCGCCAAAAAACCGCGTCAAGCAGGAGCGTTAGAATTAACCCCCACCAAAAAATATTTTCCGGCAGATTTTTAAAAAACAGCTGCAGGAAAAAATAAAAAACCGGCACCAGCCCTAAGGAAATAAAAATGCCGGATATTACAGCAAGCGCCGGATCGAGACCCAGCGACACTTTATCTA
It encodes:
- a CDS encoding polysaccharide pyruvyl transferase family protein, which codes for MKILLAGYYGFGNLGDELLAQTARELLSVKHSVTVCRARRNFLPLLLRADCLLLAGGSLFQDVTGRGLSVLYYAALAGAAKLLRKKLFLVAQGLGPIRAPLNRWLTRAVFRRADFVSFRDRESAEFLRLPRYYLTADLLFAAKLKLKKAARRERIIVNLSKNMPRILTEFQPVYLAMQPSADQGRPGAPSDFSAARLAVGRRLHFLILAVLHGTPAVGLAYDPKVENFCRKFKLPCVALNELERLPGLVRRELRQTAAARRRLAVLVRQERRLAQKGVKILLEKLNG
- a CDS encoding WecB/TagA/CpsF family glycosyltransferase, whose amino-acid sequence is MAEVLGTRVAVLPRREIEQKIAAYLKAKSEKSYFIVTLNAELCCRAARDAELQTALNSADLCLPDSIGVRWALRRQGLAAELYPGVELAEWILRQGFSVYVLGAKKEVLDRLNFPNIVGKHHGFFDTGTEKSILAEIQRLRPQVVLAALGAGKQELWLSRHKNDLKSLLIGVGGAIDVISGCKRRAPKVFRKAGLEWFYRLLREPRRIFRQLNLLRFGLAVLREKQG
- a CDS encoding proline--tRNA ligase — translated: MRLSKLLMPTQREDPADAEVISHKLLVRAGLIHKTAVGIFSYLPLGYRVIRKVENIIRAEMNRAGAQEILMPAVVPAELWRESGRWHKYGKELLRFKDRKDAEYCLGPTHEEVVTSIARAFVHSYKQLPLNLYQIQTKFRDELRPRFGLMRGREFIMKDAYSFHATEDSLDAEYQNMRAAYCRIFEACGLRYKIVEADSGNIGGSVSQEFMVLAENGEDALLSCSKCAYSANVEAARSIVPVTERPVLTESSIGSGVEASRSVREISTPEKRTIEEVSAFLKTPPENLIKTLVYYYKSSDREEHVVVLLRGCDQLNEVKLKNYLRADLVLPAEDSAVREITGVEPGFCGPVGLKNARVIADALIKTISSGVTGANKKDSHLLNVVPGRDFELKEIADLRQAQAGEKCPHCGAPLVAVRGIEVGHIFKLGVKYSEALQATYLDQNGVARPFIMGCYGIGVGRTAAAAVEQHFDASGIVWPPALAPYHCMVIPANAQDPAQAAAAEKIYQELLAAGVEVLLDDRAERIGVKLKDMELIGVTSRVVVGKALSAGQVEFRLRASPDNELLPVTGAAAAVLARLRA
- a CDS encoding FAD-dependent thymidylate synthase; the protein is MKVFLAGYNLDAEVIAELKGNSPRQDVTPETLSAAYARISRDPRPINELRRAARGAVEKSRCSNQKIIFGLGHSSVAEHAVFNFDVIGVSRRAMEELEKFRLCSYTEKSQRYITLDSAYITPPEIGGARLAADFQKLQRDLLTKYSQFYEKLKVYVREKHAALAADPQNKSLLEGWAKEDARYITSLAVSAQAGLTVNARNLEKMLRRFASHHLPEIRDLGANLHALVKDIAPSIIKYPEANAYDRDTYADLSVYIQKLVNKKSLTSRKTKSCRLIDYTRNGDAKILAALTAKSANLSHKDALSAVQKMSSKQKRNIFKICVQNMQMWDVLPREYELAELTFELIVSASCFAQLKRHRLLTLLAADYEPALGLRLPPALEAAGLAGDFIRAAREAEALYARLKKENPAAADYALTNAHQRRVVCKVNLRELCHISRLREDAHAQWDIREISALMSAAAREVFPLTAAFLGGKDKYAELHGKVCG